Proteins from a genomic interval of Sulfurimonas sp.:
- a CDS encoding EAL domain-containing protein, producing the protein MNIINISKQKIFDNKNQIYAYELVFMDGSNNEAGLSSKVKGTAQLIMSSIANKELDKLLGNKTVALVNVDEEVLLKGILDVLDKDRFILNILENIDLTENVLAKIIQYKKRGFRLSLEHFDSSAHMLSKFNRLFNYIDIIKMDIVLSEPENLEKVMAKFKGGRVKLLAQNIETKEDLKKYTDMGFDYFQGYYLDKPEVMEIVGSKEPAQFIILQLIKIIKDNNSTEQLEFFIKKQPDLSYKLIQFFNNSRSFNVRIESLTQVITLLGRDKLLRWLLVYLYSETSKNPASKSILALAIKRAQRMEAEAEPKKKDKAYLAGMFSMLSSIFETDIKELMYHIDMDSDITSLVLEKKGIFAPSLLRAEKAEKEYLKKMMLENFEKLHTADLIYTLEYSGVEIDKSKL; encoded by the coding sequence ATGAATATAATCAATATTTCAAAACAAAAAATATTTGACAATAAAAATCAGATATATGCTTATGAACTTGTTTTTATGGACGGCTCAAACAATGAGGCGGGGCTTTCTTCTAAGGTTAAAGGTACTGCGCAACTCATTATGAGTTCTATTGCAAACAAAGAATTAGATAAATTATTGGGCAATAAAACCGTAGCTTTGGTAAATGTAGATGAAGAAGTACTTTTAAAAGGCATATTAGATGTTTTAGACAAAGATAGATTTATTTTAAACATCTTAGAAAATATAGATTTGACGGAGAATGTACTGGCGAAAATCATACAGTACAAAAAGAGAGGGTTTAGACTCTCGCTTGAGCATTTTGACTCAAGTGCGCATATGCTCTCAAAATTTAACAGATTATTTAACTATATCGACATTATAAAAATGGATATAGTTCTTTCCGAGCCTGAAAATTTAGAAAAAGTTATGGCTAAATTTAAAGGCGGAAGGGTCAAACTTTTAGCTCAAAATATAGAGACTAAAGAAGATTTGAAAAAATATACGGATATGGGCTTTGACTACTTTCAGGGTTACTACTTGGATAAGCCTGAAGTTATGGAGATTGTCGGCTCAAAAGAACCTGCTCAATTTATAATACTGCAACTCATTAAAATCATAAAAGACAACAACAGCACCGAGCAGCTAGAGTTTTTTATAAAAAAACAACCCGATTTATCGTATAAGCTTATCCAATTTTTCAATAATTCCAGAAGTTTTAATGTAAGAATTGAGTCTTTAACTCAGGTAATTACCCTGCTTGGCAGGGATAAACTGCTTAGATGGCTGTTAGTGTATCTCTACTCCGAGACTTCCAAAAATCCTGCCTCTAAAAGTATCTTAGCCCTTGCAATAAAAAGAGCACAGAGGATGGAAGCAGAAGCCGAGCCGAAGAAAAAAGACAAGGCTTATTTGGCAGGAATGTTCTCTATGCTTAGTTCTATCTTTGAAACGGATATTAAAGAGTTGATGTACCATATAGATATGGATAGCGACATAACCTCTTTGGTTCTGGAAAAAAAAGGTATTTTTGCCCCTAGTTTGCTCAGAGCAGAAAAAGCAGAAAAAGAGTATCTTAAAAAAATGATGTTAGAAAATTTTGAAAAACTCCACACTGCCGACTTGATATATACGCTAGAGTACAGCGGGGTTGAGATAGATAAAAGCAAGCTATAA
- the corA gene encoding magnesium/cobalt transporter CorA yields MVNAFIKKGIRLEVIENFSVLEKENDTTNIIWIDMISPSIEEVKTVESIFNIKFPTKQESEEIELSSRYWEEDNRIEINSYFLINADSASAFNETVSFILQDDLLISIRYKNLESFNTFIRKLLNSPKEFKNGYSVFCEIIDIRIDADADIIENLSKEIAKIRKHVFTDYANDDEEILERISSFEDLNMKIRENLTDKQRILSTLLKSSKYSDDKNIIPIMLKDIKSLIEYTNFNFERLDYLQNIFIGVLNIEQNKVIKIFTIVNVIFLPPTLIASIYGMNFDMLPELHWEYGYLFSVGLMILSSVTPILIFKKKGWI; encoded by the coding sequence ATGGTAAATGCTTTTATAAAAAAAGGTATAAGATTAGAAGTCATTGAAAATTTTTCTGTCTTAGAAAAAGAGAATGATACGACCAATATTATTTGGATTGATATGATTTCTCCCTCAATTGAAGAAGTAAAAACAGTTGAATCGATATTTAACATAAAATTCCCGACAAAACAAGAGAGCGAAGAGATTGAGCTAAGTTCCAGATATTGGGAGGAAGACAATAGAATAGAGATTAATAGTTACTTCCTTATTAATGCCGATAGTGCATCTGCCTTTAACGAAACTGTTTCTTTTATATTGCAAGATGATCTTCTTATTTCAATCAGATATAAAAATTTAGAAAGTTTCAATACCTTTATAAGAAAATTATTAAATTCACCGAAAGAGTTTAAAAACGGATATTCCGTCTTTTGCGAAATTATTGATATTAGAATAGATGCAGATGCAGATATTATTGAAAATCTATCAAAAGAGATAGCAAAAATCAGAAAGCATGTCTTTACCGATTATGCCAATGACGATGAGGAAATATTGGAAAGAATCTCTTCATTTGAAGATTTAAATATGAAAATCAGAGAGAACTTAACAGATAAACAGAGAATTTTAAGTACGCTTTTAAAGTCCAGTAAATACAGTGATGATAAAAATATAATACCGATTATGCTTAAAGATATAAAATCTTTGATTGAATATACAAATTTTAATTTTGAAAGATTGGATTATTTACAAAATATATTTATCGGTGTTTTAAATATTGAACAAAATAAGGTTATAAAAATATTTACCATTGTAAATGTGATATTTTTACCGCCGACTCTTATTGCAAGCATTTACGGTATGAACTTTGATATGCTGCCTGAACTTCACTGGGAGTACGGATATCTATTTTCAGTCGGCTTAATGATTTTATCTTCCGTTACACCTATTTTAATCTTTAAAAAGAAGGGTTGGATCTAA
- the rimI gene encoding ribosomal protein S18-alanine N-acetyltransferase, which translates to MTIRKAEQKDVASLYALEQKLFSAENFPLSKGSFAYHIRNNLLFVAEIDNNIVGYVLVLVKRTNAKLYSIGVIESHRGRKIAKRLLESAINESVSLGFRRLLLEVRTDNSTAISLYKKLGFNIIKNLKAFYLDGCDAYLMELDPTLLFKD; encoded by the coding sequence ATGACAATCCGCAAAGCAGAGCAAAAAGATGTTGCTTCGCTCTATGCATTGGAGCAAAAGCTTTTTTCGGCAGAGAATTTTCCTTTGTCAAAAGGGTCTTTTGCATATCATATAAGAAACAACCTGCTTTTTGTAGCAGAAATTGATAACAATATCGTAGGTTATGTTTTGGTGTTGGTCAAACGCACTAATGCTAAACTATATTCTATAGGAGTCATTGAGTCCCATAGAGGCAGAAAAATTGCAAAAAGGCTTTTGGAGTCGGCAATTAATGAGTCGGTGTCTTTGGGTTTTAGGCGTTTGCTTCTTGAAGTACGCACAGATAACAGCACGGCGATATCTTTGTATAAAAAACTAGGTTTTAATATAATTAAAAACCTTAAAGCTTTTTATCTTGACGGGTGTGATGCTTATCTTATGGAGTTAGATCCAACCCTTCTTTTTAAAGATTAA
- a CDS encoding phosphatidylglycerol lysyltransferase domain-containing protein, whose product MGSLTINKQKLKRFTMATKPIMEEYLSKIDVDLSDYTFAANYIWLANSSGFYAIINKCFCLFIMTGGELTMLLPPLGKKKHITKAIVKCFEVMNENNSSPYYSRIDYVQGSMLEEFLQNTDEAESMFEMLESYVIEKKLVDYVYEVNALIDLRGNSYHTKRTEINKFVKSYPDYVVEQLDSVKHKEEIIHLFDKWVSDRVKYMPKEEAEVFLEGIHQERHAVKQMLKHYEELCLIGLVIYINGELKGFTVGERINQNTATVIIEKTDFEIFGCAQFIFREFSKMLKEHYGVTYINVGDDMGFENLRKVKMSYRPFKLVPKYTIYQK is encoded by the coding sequence ATGGGAAGCTTAACTATCAATAAACAGAAGTTAAAACGATTTACAATGGCTACAAAACCTATTATGGAAGAGTATCTCTCAAAAATTGATGTAGATTTAAGCGACTATACTTTTGCCGCAAATTATATATGGCTTGCCAACAGCAGCGGTTTTTATGCAATTATAAATAAATGTTTTTGCCTCTTTATTATGACAGGCGGTGAACTTACTATGCTGCTGCCTCCTTTGGGAAAGAAAAAACATATAACTAAAGCCATAGTAAAATGTTTTGAAGTTATGAATGAAAACAACAGCTCCCCTTACTATTCGCGAATCGACTATGTACAAGGTTCCATGCTAGAAGAGTTTTTACAAAACACCGATGAAGCAGAGAGTATGTTTGAGATGCTTGAATCATATGTTATTGAAAAAAAATTGGTTGATTATGTTTATGAAGTAAATGCACTCATTGATCTTCGCGGAAATAGCTACCATACAAAAAGAACAGAGATAAATAAATTTGTAAAGTCATATCCTGATTATGTAGTTGAACAGCTAGACAGCGTAAAGCACAAAGAGGAGATTATACATCTTTTTGACAAATGGGTTTCCGACAGAGTCAAGTATATGCCAAAAGAAGAAGCAGAAGTCTTTTTAGAGGGTATCCATCAAGAAAGACATGCCGTAAAACAGATGCTAAAACATTATGAAGAGCTTTGCCTTATAGGTTTGGTTATATATATAAACGGTGAGCTTAAAGGTTTTACCGTAGGAGAACGAATCAATCAAAACACCGCAACGGTTATTATAGAAAAAACCGATTTTGAAATTTTCGGATGTGCCCAGTTTATCTTTAGAGAGTTTTCAAAAATGCTTAAAGAGCATTACGGTGTAACATACATAAATGTCGGTGACGATATGGGATTTGAGAATCTTCGCAAAGTAAAAATGTCTTATCGTCCGTTTAAACTAGTACCTAAATATACGATTTACCAAAAATGA
- a CDS encoding HIT domain-containing protein, with amino-acid sequence MKDILYAPWRSEYIAGKEVEGCVFCHISANEQEDKELHVLYRDEHCFIVMNRYPYTPGHFMIIPHLHTDKLEDLSTETWLHMSALAQKGVRLLKEGFGAHGVNIGMNLGKAGGAGIAEHIHMHLVPRWERDTNFITSIAQNRVYSTDFLKIYNKLKELLPKYL; translated from the coding sequence ATGAAAGATATTTTATATGCCCCGTGGCGAAGCGAGTATATAGCAGGCAAAGAGGTTGAGGGTTGTGTCTTTTGTCATATTAGCGCCAATGAGCAAGAAGATAAAGAGCTTCATGTGCTTTATAGGGATGAGCACTGTTTTATAGTTATGAATCGCTATCCATATACTCCGGGGCATTTTATGATTATTCCGCACCTTCACACCGATAAACTAGAAGATTTGTCCACTGAAACTTGGCTTCATATGAGTGCTTTGGCTCAAAAAGGTGTTAGACTTTTAAAAGAGGGTTTTGGCGCTCATGGGGTAAATATCGGGATGAACTTGGGAAAAGCAGGCGGGGCAGGGATAGCGGAGCATATCCATATGCATCTGGTTCCACGATGGGAGAGAGATACAAACTTTATAACTTCCATTGCGCAAAATAGAGTTTATTCTACTGACTTTCTTAAAATTTACAATAAATTAAAAGAGCTGTTACCGAAATATTTGTGA